The following DNA comes from Cryobacterium psychrophilum.
ATCGTGCGGGCCTGCCCGAAACGCGGCGGCGCCGCCGCATCACCGAGTTTCAGCAGGGTCGACGCCACCTGGGCGGCCAGTGGTCGCAGCGCCAGGTTGGTCAGCCGTTCTTCGAGGCGAGCAACCTGCTCGCCGAGAAGGTGGGAGATGCGGATGGCGATGCGCGGGTCCGAGAGCAGAAAACGTTCGACGTCCTCCACGCTGAGCTGGCAGATGGCCGAGTCCTCGATGGCCTCGGCGTAGTTGTCGTACATCCGCTGTCCCACGAGCATCATCTCCCCGAAGACCGCTCCCGGCTCCAGGATGGCCATCGTCAGGGCTTTTCCGTCTTCGGCGATCCGGAACACTCGCACTCGACCGGACTTGAGAATGAACAGGGCCGTAGCGGGTTGGCTTTGACTGAACAGCAGTTCCCCGCGGCGGAACAACCGGGCCGGGGCCATGACATCCAGGGCCTGGATCTCCTGCGGGCTCAGGTCGGCGAACAGGTCAACCTCGTTCAGGCAACTGAACGGCTCTGCGGGTGCTGCCATGAGCGGGTTGGCCTCTCGTTGCTGCGGGGCCCACGGTCGCAGGTCTCCGGATATGGTGCCCGCCACGTCGACCCTGCAGCTCTCGGTCATGCCCGGTGCGCGAGGATGCGGACCGCCACCAGCCCCAGAATAGCGCCATAGATCAGGTGACCCATGAGACTCATCAGAGCAATCGTGTCAACGTTGAACAGCGGCATGCCCATCAGGAGCGGCATCATCAGCAGCGGGCCGAGTACCCACCAGATGGCCCCGTAGCCGAGCCCGACGAGGGCGCCGCGACCGTACCCGGTGAGCAGGCTGTTGCCGAACAGCACCGTCAGTCCCAGTCCGATCAGGATCGAAATCATGATGTGCACGCCGAACCCGACCACGGCCGAGGTGGAGCCGACCATGGATGCGATGACGGGCAGCGTGCCCATCGTCGCCATGAGCATCCCGAACACGATACCGCCGGCGATGCCGCCGATGGCTCCGGCAGCCATGCGCCGACCCAGGCTCGCGGTGAACGTTCGGTGTGTGAGAGTTGATGCAGTTGTCATGAGCGTGACCTTTCGGTGAAGTGTTTGTGTGAACGCCTTCACGCTATGACCGGGCCCTGACGCCGGTCAGTAATCTGCGCTACACAACACAACAAATATCGCTGGCTGAGCTTGTGCCAGCGCGGTCAGCCCGTGACGGGGCTCGTCGCGAAGCCGACCCGGCGCCGGGCGAGCAGATCCACGATGGCTAGCGCGAAGGCCGCGACGCAGAGCAGCCCCACGAGCGGCGCGGCGATGTCGATGGCGGTGGCCAGGCCGAGGGACGGCCGATGGCATCGGACACTCCCCCGAAGAACAACAGCACAAGCAGCAACGCGAGCGGGTACGCGCCGAAGACGGATGTCGTCACGACCGCCGGGAGATCCCAGTCGGCGGCGTACACCGGGTACAGCACGCTCGGAGCGCCGCTGGCCCACAGGCACAGCGCCAGCACGACCGCGGCCGACCAGAACGTTCCCCGGCGACCGAGGCTGAGAATCTTCCTCATTCCGCCAACCTACGGCACCCCGACGGCCCCCTCGCCCTGCCGCGGGGGAACCGACCGGAATGTCGGGAAGAGCCTGAGTGGAGGGTCCTCACCGAGCGGGAGGGGTGCTCACCCAGACTGCTACGCATGGTTCTTCGTAGCGGTTGATGTACCAGTGCGGAATCGTGGAGGCGAAGGTCATTGAATCGCCCGCCTCCACGGTGTGGCGTTCTCCGTCAAGATAGACGTCGATCTTGCCGGAGATGACGATGCCGAACTCCTCACCACCATGATGGAAGGGAGTTGCACTCGTGTCGTGCCCTGGGGGGCTCACAATCCACTGCGCCTCGAGGAGGCCGTTCTGATCCGGGGTCAGCAGTTCGTGGGCTGCTTCGCCCACGGACTCCCGGGTGACACCCTGCAGGTTGCGCCGGTCGGTACCGCGCACGACGGGCGACACCGGTTCGTCATGACCGAAGAAGAATCGACCCACCGGAATTTCGAGGCCATGGGCCAGCTGCGCCAGCGTCGTGAACGACGGGTTGGCCTTGCCGCGTTCGATCTGGCTCACAATGGCCGGACTCAGACCGGACGTCTCGGCCAGCTGCGCCAGGGTCATTCCCTTTTCTTTTCGCAGGGAGTGCACCATGGTCCCGACCGTGGCCAGGAGGCCGCTCAGCGCAGCTGAAGCGACCCCCGTTTTTGTGTCAGTCATCGCGCTCCCATGTCGAATAAAGAAATATTCACTATTATAGAATAATTTAGTGCATCGTCGTTCTCCTTCCGTCACCACCTCCGCCGGCCTACGCTGTCGTGGCTGTGGGTTGCGGCACCACCCAGTCGGTTTCGTTGGCTCGCATCCACGGGAGCGGCAACAACTCTGCCATCGTGACTTTTGCTATTGTGCCCTGAGCATCCACCAGAACGGACATGTCCGGACCGTACGTACTGAATAGTTCCCGGCACACACCGCAGGGATTGAC
Coding sequences within:
- a CDS encoding helix-turn-helix domain-containing protein, with product MTDTKTGVASAALSGLLATVGTMVHSLRKEKGMTLAQLAETSGLSPAIVSQIERGKANPSFTTLAQLAHGLEIPVGRFFFGHDEPVSPVVRGTDRRNLQGVTRESVGEAAHELLTPDQNGLLEAQWIVSPPGHDTSATPFHHGGEEFGIVISGKIDVYLDGERHTVEAGDSMTFASTIPHWYINRYEEPCVAVWVSTPPAR
- a CDS encoding Crp/Fnr family transcriptional regulator; amino-acid sequence: MTESCRVDVAGTISGDLRPWAPQQREANPLMAAPAEPFSCLNEVDLFADLSPQEIQALDVMAPARLFRRGELLFSQSQPATALFILKSGRVRVFRIAEDGKALTMAILEPGAVFGEMMLVGQRMYDNYAEAIEDSAICQLSVEDVERFLLSDPRIAIRISHLLGEQVARLEERLTNLALRPLAAQVASTLLKLGDAAAPPRFGQARTIRLTHEQLAGLLGASREATSKVMSDLAARKAIRQGRGRIVIQDRDMLHRLARSTA